In Francisella orientalis FNO12, the sequence TCTAGTATATGCACTTGCTAATATAGGTGCTCCTGCTATTCCTCCGATATTTGCTAATGAGGCAATAGAGCACATTGCTAAATTTAGCCTGAATATCTTAGCAATTATTGCCACAAGTATAGCATGAATAACAAGTACCATAAGCCCACAAACTATATATATATTAGCGCTTGAGAAAATCCTTTAAAACTTGAGCCTGATGCTATAAGTGCGGCCAAAAAATATAAGAAGATACTTGCAATAATGCTATCACTTCTAATTTTGGCTATTGGAGTCATAGCTCCTACAAAACCCAATAATGTTACCAACAGAATTGTCCAAGTCTTAGCAGATATTAAATCTTGAAGCTGAGACCTTGTTTGAATAATTTCTGAAGATTTTGAATCCCAAAATCCCATAGCTGAAAGCAGTACTATGACAAAATAAATAATTACAATTACTGGAAAATATTCAAATAATTTCGATTTTGACTTACTTGATAGTAAAACTATAAGACCGCATATTAGCAATAAAAATGATATATAAGATAATGAAGTTGAAATCATATTTTAGAATTTAAAACACAGATAAACAAATTATACAGTTTTTTTTTTTGAACTTAATCTTTAAGAAAATTTTCGATATCAGCGATTAGATCTTCAGGAATTGTTTTAGGTGCATATCTAATGACAGTTCCACCATCTTTTGATACTAAAAATTTTGTAAAATTCCATTTTATAGCTTCGGTACCAAGTACACCTTTTGCTCTTTCTTTAAGATATTCATATAGTGGTTCTGCATCTTTACCATTTACTTTTGTTTTTTTCATTATTGGAAATGTAACATCATAGTTAGTTTGACAAAAGTTTTTAATTTCTTCATCACTACCAGGTTCTTGTCCACCAAATGAATTACATGGAAAAGCTACTATCTCTAGATCTGGATGTAATTTATGTAAATGTTGAAGTCCTCTATATTGCTTAGTGAATCCGCACTTACTCGCAACATTTACTATCAAGAGAACCTTATTCTTGGGTAAATAATATTCTGAGCCATCATTCCTAGTTAATTTAAAGTCATAAATTGACATTGTATTACCTCTTATAAACTTTATTTAAAATATTATTTTGCTGGTTTTTGAGAC encodes:
- a CDS encoding glutathione peroxidase, whose translation is MSIYDFKLTRNDGSEYYLPKNKVLLIVNVASKCGFTKQYRGLQHLHKLHPDLEIVAFPCNSFGGQEPGSDEEIKNFCQTNYDVTFPIMKKTKVNGKDAEPLYEYLKERAKGVLGTEAIKWNFTKFLVSKDGGTVIRYAPKTIPEDLIADIENFLKD
- a CDS encoding DUF819 family protein, whose product is MISTSLSYISFLLLICGLIVLLSSKSKSKLFEYFPVIVIIYFVIVLLSAMGFWDSKSSEIIQTRSQLQDLISAKTWTILLVTLLGFVGAMTPIAKIRSDSIIASIFLYFLAALIASGSSFKGFSQALIYI
- a CDS encoding DUF819 family protein, giving the protein MVLVIHAILVAIIAKIFRLNLAMCSIASLANIGGIAGAPILASAYTRSLVSIAVVMALFGFLIGTQGGLIVAKILSGFAV